ACAAAGAGAGGAAGCAGAGTGTGCAGGCTCAAGTAAGCTCGCGTGGAGGGGAAGGCATCTGCTTTGTAGCCCCAAGCAGTGAACTATGCTAAAGCGGCGGAACCATCGTGGTCGTGTGAACCTCCGCTCGTTCTCCGTGCGAGATCGGCACAGTTCGTGTCAGTCCATTGGCTCAAGACAGCAGAAGGAACATGCGTCATCCACGGAGATGAGGCGGATTGGGCGGAGAACCTAGCATTTCTGCAGAGCCGGGGCTGAGGAGAAGTCtttcgcgaaggagacgTCCAATGAGAGCAACACTTTCGCTCCGTCGCTTACCATGAACAAGCACTTCTAGAAGGCTAGTCCTGGTCAATGGCCAGTAAGATGCGACATGGATGATTGAACAAGGCGATGCGATCCACCTGTCGCGTGACAAGCTCAAAGCTTGGTAGGGTCAAGCTCGACGTGAGCCGGTTCCAGGGTCAGAGCCGCAATTCTTCTTGCGAAGAGCAGATATCCTGCAGGCGAAGAGAGAAATTAGTCGACATCGATGCGAAGGTGCTCGTATTGTTAGAGCCCACTTGATGAGCTATACTGGTCAGATACCCATCCCGCGACATCTAAAGGCCCGATGAACCGGGTATTTGACGAATTTCGCCGGTAACCGGAAAACCTTAGCGCTGTTGTTAGCTGTGGTTAATTGTTCAGCCAGAGGGGTGGTCGGGATAGCTGGTCTTGTAGCTGGTCTTGAGGACTGTTCCTTGTTTGAGCTAGTCTGGCATTGGGAGTCATTGCGCCATTAAAGAAAGACCTCGAGACTGGGTATCCTCTCACGCAATCGCTCACTTCCGTCTGACGCGCCCACAATGGCCACCACGACCGAAAACAGAAATCGCACTCGACCTACGCCTTCTTGCCCGCATCCTCCTTGAGCGTCACAATGCGATTCAGGACGACCTTGTCCGCGGTGGAATCGCTGTCCTCCGCGAAATATGCAGTCCTGAGACCCTGGAAGCGCACGCTGCTCTTATCCGCATTGGCGGTCGTCTCACCATCTGTCTTTGGCCAGGGTGCCCGCTCCTGAATTTCGCGGAATCCGCACTCGACCATGGCATCGGCGAAAACGACTTCGGAGTCAGGGTTCACGTTGTCATAGTAGCCGCCAGTCTTCCAATCCAGCTCGTTGGGCTTCGGTGTCTTGAACAACGGGTTGAACAGTCGACATTCAGCCCGGACCGGGGACTTGTGCGAGGCTGATTCGCCGACCCAATGGATGCGAGCCTTGCCAGCTGGGACAGAAGAGCCATACTCTGCCTTAATCTCCGCCACTTTGCCCGTGGCAGCGTTTTTTGAAAACGAGAGACAGCGGAGAGGATGCTCGGCGTGCAGGAGGCCAACACTCTTGCCAGGGGCCAAACGGAAAAAGTCGggatcgtcctcctcgcggAAGTCGTCACGGTCGATGTAAATGACCTTTGTGAAAGGAACCTTGTGGGAACCCTTCGCTGGATCTTTAGGGTCAAACGGCACCTCGCGCTCTTCGAGATAGTCGTCTGCTAGATTCTCGATCACGACTTTGATCGGATCCAGTACTAGCATGAGTCGTGGTACCGTGCGTTCAAGGTATGTCCGAATCGTCGCGTCGAGGTTGTGTGTCATGGTGTTGGCATTCGCTTTTGTCACTCCCAGATCAAGGACGAACTTCTTGAGAGCGCCCGGCGGAACACCACGTCGACGGAGGGCCACGAGTGTGAACAGCCGAGGGTCGTTCCAGTCACGTACGACCGGAGGTATTGAGCGAGCGCCCGCTGTTGTGGCCGGCGTAGCGGTCGCGGATACTGcttgctcctcctcgccatcattTTCCAGTTtgacctcctccaacccGTCTGCAACTTCGTCCACTGGCTCTGCTTTGCCATCTCCGACTGTCGTACCGTTCACAAGCATAGCAATCCTTCGCTTTGACAGAATAGTACCTTCCACGTTGAGTCTGCCGTACTCCCTCTGCATCGGGCCTTTCTCGTCACTACCGGGTAGCTTGTGGTCCAGAGCCTCGAGTAGCCAATTGTAAGCGGGCCGTAGTGTCTCGAACTCCACCGTGCAGAGACTGTGTGTGATGCCCTCGAATGAATCGACCAGACAGTGTGTAAACTCGTATGTGGGGTAGATCTTCCATTTCACTCCCGTCCGATGATGATAGTTCTCCTTCTTGACTCGGTATGCCGCAACATCCCACATTGCAGGATTCTCGACCAAGGATTTCAATTTCGCTTTCTGCTTCTTGGTCTCTGcgtcgtcgccctccttGATCTCGTGCTCCTCGACCGATGTGCCCAGATATTGCTTCATGCGAAGATGTGCCGTGCCAGCCTCATAGTCGCCGTCCCGCATCTTTCGAAACTCCGCAAGGTTGGTGTCCGGACTCGCTGACCAGTCTGCACATACACTCCTCGGACCATGCTCTGGTCCGCCTCGTCTCGCCTTGACCTCAGCTGCTGAACAAAAGCAGACGTATGCCTTGTCCCGACGAATCAACTCCTCTGCCAGTTCGTACAATTGATCGAATTCGTCCGAACTGTAGGTCACTCGCGCGGGCTTGAAGCCCAACCACGATACCATGTCCTTGATGCTGGTGAAGAActgctcctcctctttcGCCGGATTGGTATCGTCGAATCGGAGGTTGCACTGGCCGCCGTATGACTTGGCGAAGCCAAAGCTCACCGTGATCGCTTTCGCATGGCCAATGTGGAGGTACCCATTGGGCTCTGGCGGGAATCGCGTGACCACATCGGTGACCGGCTTCTCATTGTATACACCCTTCAGCCATCCAGTCTTGAAAGGGTCGACCGCTTCTGCTGGCTTGCTGGGCACCGCAGCTGTTGTGTTCGGAGCAGCAGATTTTGAggcctccttcttcgcgcGTGCCgctgccttcttcgcctccttctcTGCTGCTCGTTTCGAAACTTTGGGCTCCTCTGGAGCGTCCGCCATTGTCGTCTAGTCAGGCGAGGGTTCGATTGAGCGAGCGAATGGAATGGACGTGTGTCTAGGCACGAGACTAGACAGTTCACCAGAAACCCGTTGCAACGACCGTGGACGAAGAAAGTGGAATGTGAACTGGATGAATTGTCGCAAGTTATTCTTAAATGTTTTGCTTGACTCGAATGCATGACTTCGGCGCACCTGCCTCCGTTTGCACCCTTGCGGCCCCCACCTCCTGCCCCACCATGACGCCTCAGGTTCTCCTTCGTACAACCACTCACGAACAATGAGAAAACACATCTTGCAGGACTTTCATCCTCTTGCATAACAGcaagatcgtcgtcgtcctgcTGTGAAGGTCAAGAGTCAACCACAATCAGCGCAAAACCGTGCAAGCAACGAACAACATGTCTCCAACACCACTCTCGGATATCCTCCCCCTTAGCATGCTCTACAAGACCGAGAATCTGGCGCCCTCATCTACGCCTTTGGAGACATCTACTTCGCGCTTCAACGACAAGATCTCCATTGTACGCACCGACATCACCACACTCGAAGTCGGCGCAATCGTCAATGCTGCAAATGAATCTcttctcggcggcggcggagtcgATGGAGCGATTCACAGCGCCGCGGGTCCAGAACTTCTGAGAGAATGCGAGACGCTCGATGGCTGTGACACAGGCGACGCAAAAATCACCGACGCCTATGACTTGCCCTGCTCGAAAGTCATCCACGCTGTCGGTCCAGTCTACTTCCGAACCAAGCGCGAAGGTACCCATACTAGTCTCCTCCAGAGCTGCTATACGCGCAGCCTCGATCTGGCAGTTGACAATGGTTGCAAGAGTATTGCTTTCAGCGCTTTGAGCACGGGTGTGTACGGCTATCCGAGTATGGAAGCCGCCGAGACTGCCATTCAGGCTGTGAAGCAGTGGCTGGAGGCAGATGAGGAGCGtgcggcgaagatggagaggatcGTGTTTTGTCAGTTCATGCAGAAGGACCAGACTGCATATGAAGAGATTGTACCGTATGTTGTTCAAGACTGCGACTTCGAACAAAGACTAACAGCTTTACAGGAAATACTTTTCGGCGCCATCGAACAGCGAACAGTCAGGCAGCAATTCTGCCGATGCAGGAGCAGAGTGAGGGAGCAGGCCTTGAACACCCCTGTACTACCAAAGTACCAGAAGATGGTGTATCTTTACGCCGCACGGCGCATGGCCTTTTGGACAGTGGCCCGAGGTAGGAGGCCCTATACTAGCCGCGGAATTGGCTCTTGCTTGTACTCCATCAGCACTGGTGATTTCGACCCGAAGAGATGGGCCGTCCGGAGTCAGATTGAATGTGTTGCATTAATAAGTGATAGCGATTCAGCCAGCGTCTGTCGATATTTCTCGCCTCTCAAGCTTCAGTCAGTGACCAGAGCTTCCGTCCTTCGCAACACGTACAGCCAATGTGTGATCTTTGGTCGATGCACAACGCCAGCTGACAGTCGCTTACGTCGCTGCGCCAGGGTCTCGTCTCGGTTCGCATCCAGGTCGATTTTCTCCTTTGTTTCCAGAGTCCACAACTGATTCGGGTGAGTGAAGCCCGCTTGGATTGTAGAGTCGTCCAGCAGACCGGTGGAAGCACTGTGAGGCAACGGAGGTAGGAACGGAAATCGATCCTCGCTGTACGAGATCACGACCCACCTCCCACTCTTTGGTGTAGTCAACGCCGCTAGATGTACAGCCAGTACGTGCAGCGGGTGGACTTCCGCGGAGTGATGTGCACCACCTTGGAGGATTCGCCTTGTCCAGCCGTTGGGGGAGAGTGGATAGGGTAAATAAATGAGTCTGTTGGCACCACAAGAGATGCTATCGCTTGTAGATTTGTCCAATACCAGATCAAACAAACGGccggcctcctcctcttgACGCTGTAAAAGGTCAAGAGTCGAGTCTAGAGACAGCAGATCCATGCACGACCATCGCATGTTTGTCAATTTCGATTGCACCCATTGTTCCTGGTCCTGGGAAACGTTCGTCACATCGGGAGCCTTGGATTTGGATAGAATATTCGTCTCCCGCTCCGAAGCAGCTTCGATCGCCGCCGACGAGAAGTCAATATTGTGGACCTGGGCGGGATTCTCGACCATATCGCGGAGGATAGAGGCATCTGAAGTGCCGCATCCAATGTGCAGTACTTGGGCATTGTGTAGTGCGTCGGCATCATCGACCACATCTGTTGCGACATCGCGAAGAGCAGTGGCTGGGATCAGCCAGTCGAAAGGGGTGCGGTCTTTTGTGAATCGAGTGTCCCAGTAGTCGTGCGAGGCAAAGTCAGGCATTGTTCTCTTCTGCTTTGTTGGAGTTCGCCTGGCGTCTAAGCCACGATTGTGTACTCTTTCTCTGGAGGGTCGGCAAACGCAAACAAGGCTGCGATGGATATGATCGGAGGGAGCTGGTTAGGAAAACCTGAAATTGAGGAAGAAACACAGTCAATGGAAGCGGAGGTGTGCACAAGTCAAGCCGCGGGTTTCACACCTCGACAAAAAGGTGGAGAGGTCTTTCTTCGGCTATCGAGTGTTTCGAACCACAGGCACTACATTCGAGGTCATGATGGTGATCTGAGGTCCGAGAATCATTCGCACAGTAAGGGAAGGCATCCTCATTGATCCTGGACACGATACGATGCACCCTGTTCAATATCTATCGCCTTCGGTGATCATCTTCCCGCTACGTCATCACCGTGAGAGGAGGTCGTCGGCAAGCAAGGCAGGATGTTTGGATGCCGTGCGTGCATTCGTCCCCAAATACTTGCATTCACAGATCTTCTTGATACGTAGATGATCGTATTCTCATTCCCTATAGCTACCTCCCTGCAAAGCATTTCCTACGAATCAACATGAACGACGACCGGTATTCCCGGCATGGCGACGGCAACTACAGACAAGGGTACCCTCCCTCGGTGCCGGCGTCTCGAGCTGGAGGACGACACCACGACGCGTCGCAACCGTATTTCGAACCACCTCCGATCGCAGGGTACGACGATGGAGACTACGTGCCGCCACGCGAAGTGCACGATCACTATGGAGTTGATCCGTATGCTCAATCGGGCGCCCGCCCTCAGACGACGGAGATGGCGGCATACGACGACGAGATAGCGGAAGCAGGCTATCGGCGAGGATACGAGGATACACGGGCGTACACCcatcttccgccgccgccgtccgATCATGAGCTAGGAAGAAGGCCTCGTCGGCATCGAAGCGTCGAGGGCAGTAGCCGTTACGACGATAGAAGCGAATACTCAGATGATGATAGCTATGCTGATAGCAGAAGCCGAGATCGAGGCGGCAGACGGAGATACAGCGATGAAGAGCGTACAATGGACAGGAGATCGCGCTCTCGTTCTGAACCCAGAAGAGGAGGCCGCGAAGCCTTTGGAGGATTGTCTGAAAGTGAAGTCGGCCTTGGCGCGAAgctcgtcggcggcggcgctggTGCTTTGCTGGGTCGCAAACTGGGAAAGAAATCTGCACTCAGTACCGTGGCTGGAGCTGTGGTCGGTTCCATTGCGGCGACTGCTATCGAGAAGCAGATCGAgcagaggagaggagatcaGGCCCGAGGACACCGCGTTCGAGGCGACGAGGAGAGAGACGGCGAAAGAACAAGGCCACGATCGCGATCACGATCAGGGTTCCGAGAGCGTCTGCGTTCGTTGAGTCGTCGAGGCGCCAGGAGTCTCAGCGCTGGTCCAAGGCGAACACGTCGTAGTGACAGCTTCTCCTCTGAGGAGTCGTTCCGGCGTCCGAGATATTGAGACGTCTTGTCATGTTCTCGGCCAGCACGTTGAGCAAGAGCAAGTCTTTCAGTGATGAATAATGACCAGTAATGAATTACGACGAATGGAAAGGATTTACGATTTGGTACGAAAGGCACGCCGTGAACATCTCTTGACTCCTCACACGTTCTCGGGTACAGAGATCGGTAAGGCTATTCGCGGACAGATCGCGTTCGTTCCGTTGGTACGCTACATCTTCAGCTTTGACTCATACCACGAGCTGCCTTTTAGACATCACACGACTTTTTAGGTACATCGATTTCGTCGATTCACTGTGCCAGCATTGGCACCGGCACACCAAATACTCCGTCGCGAAATCCGCCGCCATCCAGGCTCCTTTCTGACGCTGACGCCGGATTCCCGCGAAACCAAAGcatcatccttctcctcacGACAAAATTGCCCACAACCCGTCACGAtggactcctcctcccacccgAGCCTATACCCATCCGACGTCCTGCCCGCAGTGAGCAAGCGCAAAAAGGACAAGAAAACGTACTGCGTGCGACTAGCGCGCATGCTCGAGTATCTCGACCGAAGAGCACAGGCCTGGGACCAGAAGTCACCTCTGCTGCAGCTCCCCGCAGAACTCAGACAGACGATCTTGGGTTACGTCCTCGACGAGCAGACGATCTATGACCCGCGACCCAGCCAGCAAACCCAAGCCCTCGCTCTCGTCTGTCGCACGTTTGCGGATGACCTCGAACCGACCATGAAGCAGTGGGACCAAGATGAAGCTGTTCTTCGAACGCACTTTGGTACCGAGAGGAATGCTATGAGCGCATACATCCAGGAGCTCATGATGCCGATTGGTGTTGCGGCGAAGGCCATACCGCctcgcaagagcaagaagcgcCACAGAAAGGAGGCGGATAATGGTGATCATTCGAGGTGGCTCAATGCTGGGACCTGAATGGTCTTCGCGGTAGCCATTGCATCCGTGAGAAGCGGTCTCCGGTAGGCAGTGCAACAACGTGAGTATCATCGCCGTGGGAGGATGTACTGCTATCGACGCCGACTGACTCCCTCATAGATTTTCGGTTTGATTCCGCGACGGTCGCTTGATTGCCTTGGTCCGGGAAGCATGTCCGAAATCAACCTTCATCTCGGTCGAATTCCTGTGATTTTGGACTGAAGGGCACCCAGATGGGGTGTCGCGGAGGAATATGGAGGGAGGTTCTCCGACCTTTGCTCTCTCAAGATCCTTCTCAGTAAGATGACATCGACGAGCTGGTGTAATGGACCACTGGTTTTGTAGGTGCTCGCAGGTCTGGTCTCCTCATCAGGTCTTCCTTTGTCCGGATCCGAAGCCATCGTTGGTACTGCGGTTGAGTCATCGTCTCGCTGCCGTTGACGTATGTTTGTTCGGAGTTTCGGTCGGACTTGAAGAAGAAATTTCCAATAGCGAAGCcaacgaggacgaggaagccTGCGACCACGATGACGATGGTCACAATGGCAAGGGGTGATATGTCGTACTCATATCCGTCCTTTCGAGGGTAGAGATGCTGGTCTCGAGGACTCAAATGATGTGTGGTGGGTGGCATATCTGTCGGGATGAATGGTGATGTGAATAGCGAAAAGGGAGCGTGAGAAAAGAAGCAGTTTTGCCAACGGGCTGTGAAGGTCTTCAATACATCTTGAACCCTGGACAAGGAACCTTTCGAAAGGATTCTGTACCTGAATAGTACGCGTACACCTCATCGCACGCCGGAGCACGGCCAGCTTCCGACCCATGAGGTGAGATTGACAGATCGGGTAACCGGTCGCAGGGCCCTTGGAAGGACCCTTTGAACGACGACATGTTTCGTGAGAGAACACCCTATGAAGTCACTGCTGTGGCCTCGCGGGACCTGTTGAGAAGCGCGTACAAGCAAGTCGGCAAGATTGAACACCATCGACACGGGATGATACAGGAGAGAGCTGTCCAGTCCTGTGTGCAGCCATCTCGCGGTTGACTGACCCTGATCCGTTTTGCTGGCTATTTACGTGCACCCCTTCGGCGTGCAGTCTGATCGATCCGCAGGTCCGTGGATCCTGGTCGAAGCTGACGTTGCGTACGTGGTCCGTTCGCCTCGATTACGAAGCTCGACCTTGGGGAACCTGGAAGCCGCTGCAATTTGCATCCGAATCGAGACTTGTGCATTGTCCACGCCGGAGTCCGGAACCTTCAGAGCTGCACGATAGGCATCGCGTCTTCAGATCGCGTCGCTTCATCTCATCATTGTCGCAGTTTGGAGTCGAGTCAGTAGTGAAGCGTGTCCTCGTATCGACTTCGGCTTGAGGGGGGATGAATCGGCGCTAGCAGGAGTTTACGGTATCTCGTAGAACTAACCCGCAACGGCAATCCGACGAGCGTCTCCTTCGAGAACGCTTTTGAACTTTGACGACTTCCTTGAGAATTTCGACCGCCTTCCTGTTGTACAACGTCCTGGATCACAGCATCGGAGAGCTCAAATATGGTAACTCCAGAGCTATGACGAACGGTCGCGAATGACCTCTTCGAAGCCTTGATATCAACGGTAGAACTTCCGCCGGACTTTCACCGAGCTAACTTCGTGACAACCTCTTGGAAGAGCGACAACCCACCGCTAACATCTCACGACAGCAAAGATGACAGGCACTGGGCGTGTACTGCGTGTAGGCATCGTCGGCGCGGGAGAAGTGTCTCAAGTCATCCATCTTCCAGTACTGTCTCTTCTCAGTCATCTCTACACAGTCACAGCCATCTGTGACCTATCTCGAAAAGTGAGCTGTCATCAACATACGACGTTACTCTCTGTGAGATACTTCTGTGAACGAGAGCTAAGCACAACCACCACAGAACGCAGAGCACTGCGCTTCCAAATTCCACATCCCTCTGGTGACCACAAACCCCGGCGAAGTCTTCCAGAGCACAAACGTCGACGTAGTCTTCGTCCTCACCTCAGATGAATTCCACGAACCATACGTTACCGCCGCTCTCGAAGCGGGCAAGCATGTGATGGTCGAGAAACCCATCACATTGTCCCTCCCGTCCGCCGAGCGAATCCTCGCCGCTGAAGCTAAAGCAAATGGAcccatcgtcttcgtcggctaTATGAGACGATATGCCGCATCGTTCACAAACACTTTCAAACGAGAAGTCGCCTCGATCCCTCGCATCCTGTATGCTCGCGTACGTGACTTCTCCGGACCGAATGCGAAGTTCGTCAACGAGTCGGGCACATTCCAAGTCAAGAATGTCGATGATATTCCTTCTACTGCTGGTGAGGAACGGACCCAACGTCTCGAAGCGCTATACAAAGAAGCGTTCCCTGGGCAGACCATTACTCAAGAACACAAGAGTCTCAACCGCTTCATGGGCAGTCTTGGCTCGCACGACATCTCTCTCATGCGAGAAGTTCTCGGCTTCCCAGAAAGCGTCGCCGGTATTTCGGTCAACGACCCCTTCTACTCCGCCATCTTCAACTACCGCAACAAAACCGGCGAGTCCTTCGCGTGCACCTACGAGTCTGGAATCGACGCCGTGCCCGAGTTCGATGCTCACCTGGCAGTCTACGGGCAGCACAAGCGAGTTGAGATCATGTACGACTCGCCTTATGTCAAGGGATTGCCGATTAAGGTCAAAGTATGGGAACTGAATGAAGCGGGAGAGATGCAGACGAGGGAGATGATAGGATCGTATGAGGATGCGTATACGGCGGAACTGAAGGAGTTGTATCAGTGCATTGTGGATGGCAAGTCGGTCAAGACGACCGTGAGGGACGCTTTGCAAGACTTGAAACTGTATGACATGATGTATCAGCGGTGGCACGAAGGTCGAGACCGGACATCTTGAAGGCCGTGAAAGCTCATGCATTTTCTGTGGCGCTAAGGCTCCGCTATGAAACGCTTCAAAAGAACAGCAGTTCCTCATCTTTCCATCCCAGCTCCAACAACGCCGTATGACAGCTCTTCTCCAGCGCCTCCGGCCCACAGATCAACACCATAGCTTCGCCATCCTTATGCGGTTCCCTTGCCATATGCTCTGCCAGCAGCGGTGCCGCAATTCGTCCCCTCAGTCCCGTCCACTCCTCCGTGCCTTGCGTCAGCGTATGTAATATCTTCGCTTTCTGCTCATTCTCCTTGGCATAGCCGTCGAGATCCGCTTTCAATAAAATATCCTCCGCCAACCTGTTTCCGTCTAACATCACACATTTCGTCGGATCCTCGCGATCCTGCACCACAGCTCGCAGAACTTGGTAGATGGGCGTGACGCCACTGCCGCCACAAATCATATATAGCGTGCTGACATTCCGCGTCGCTCCATTGACCGTGCAGATTCCCTTGCCGATGTACTCAAATTTGCCAATTGGGCCTTTGAAGTCGACGAAGTGGCCGATGGGAATTTGTTCAAGGGCTTTGGACATGGTGCCGCCTGGTCGCCCTTTGGTGTCAAGGTAGAGCTTCACTAGGACGTCCACGTAGCCTTTCTTGGAGATTTCGGAAATGGGGGTGTAGCTGCGGATGATGGCTTCTCGCGTGACGGGGTCGCGAAGGCGCATCATTAAGTGCTGGCCTGTCGGTAGGCCAAGGGTTTGGTCCTCGTGCTCTAGTTTGAAGGTGAAGATCTTCGTGTCCCAGGATAATTCGGTCTTGGAGTGCAGAATTGCTTTCTTCCAGGAACGAGGAGCGAGAAATGTCGCTGACTTGACGTCGCTTTCTATTTGCGTTTCCTCGCCAGACAACGCCTTTCGggcttcttcgtcgagagAACCAATGTGGTATGAGGGCATCATTGCTTTCGCGGTGTCGCTGTGAATGGCCATGAATTCATCGGTGGAGTCCAATCCAGCGGCGGAAACGATGCTCGTAGCTCCTCCTGGGTGCTCGTTCAAGAACGCGGTGCCATCGTAGACCTCGCCGTTGACGACAAACCACGGGTCTGTCTCGTTGTCGTGTTTCCGCAGGTCATCAATGGTGATGTTCTTGTTCAAATTGTCTTGAATCATTTTGATCTCTTCCTTTTTGACGATAGCATCCTTGGATATCTCTTCGCCGTTGGCGACCTCGCCCCATCTACCATTCGTAAGATCTCCTCCGGCATTCTTCACACGTTCCATCCATCCACCCGGCATCAGAGCTGGTTGTGTGGGGTGCTCAAATCGGAGCTGATCGCCTTCCTTCACGATGCAGACGCGGTACCAAGGGTTGTTCATCATTCCCAAAACACTCCAGTACATGTCGCGCGGCTGCAGATTCATGCTCTCATCCATGGCCCGAACAATGATATCGTTGGACGCCGCTATCTCGCCAACGTCAATATCAAGATTCCAAAAGCACCAGCAGAAGCTCGCTTCCCGCCAGTCAAAGTCCAGAGAGCCTCCGTATAATTTTTGAGGTAATGCTTCTCGATATCTGTCTTCGGCATAATCGATGTTTGCGAGTCGCCATGATTTGCCTTGATCGAGCGATAGTTCCACTCTAGTCACACGAcgtccaccaccgccataAGCGTATCCTTTGACTCGGTATGATTGAGGTGCCTTGTCAAGATCTAGTCGTTCATCGTGAGCTGGGTAGGCTGTGGCTGAGTTGGTGCTGAGATCATAGATGGCGTAACGTTCGTCCATCCACCATTTTGTGTTGCTCGCAGACTCCTCAGGCGAC
This genomic stretch from Zymoseptoria tritici IPO323 chromosome 10, whole genome shotgun sequence harbors:
- a CDS encoding glutamine--tRNA ligase, with translation MADAPEEPKVSKRAAEKEAKKAAARAKKEASKSAAPNTTAAVPSKPAEAVDPFKTGWLKGVYNEKPVTDVVTRFPPEPNGYLHIGHAKAITVSFGFAKSYGGQCNLRFDDTNPAKEEEQFFTSIKDMVSWLGFKPARVTYSSDEFDQLYELAEELIRRDKAYVCFCSAAEVKARRGGPEHGPRSVCADWSASPDTNLAEFRKMRDGDYEAGTAHLRMKQYLGTSNPAMWDVAAYRVKKENYHHRTGVKWKIYPTYEFTHCLVDSFEGITHSLCTVEFETLRPAYNWLLEALDHKLPGSDEKGPMQREYGRLNVEGTILSKRRIAMLVNAGARSIPPVVRDWNDPRLFTLVALRRRGVPPGALKKFVLDLGVTKANANTMTHNLDATIRTYLERTVPRLMLVLDPIKVVIENLADDYLEEREVPFDPKDPAKGSHKVPFTKVIYIDRDDFREEDDPDFFRLAPGKSVGLLHAEHPLRCLSFSKNAATGKVAEIKAEYGSSVPAGKARIHWVGESASHKSPVRAECRLFNPLFKTPKPNELDWKTGGYYDNVNPDSEVVFADAMVECGFREIQERAPWPKTDGETTANADKSSVRFQGLRTAYFAEDSDSTADKVVLNRIVTLKEDAGKKA